From the Coffea eugenioides isolate CCC68of chromosome 1, Ceug_1.0, whole genome shotgun sequence genome, the window TTTGAGGGACCTTTTTGTGGTTTGGCCAAAATTTAGGGTGTAAATATGGCAATTTGgtcaaacctcaagggaggtaaatATAATTAACTCTAAGCTTAATGCTTCACTGGTCATGAGGGGGCAAAACGTATATTCTTTTGGCTAGAGGGGGCAAAGTGAGACTCCTATAGTTCACAGGGGCAAAGTGTTATTAACACTTATGTTCattctcttttaattgcttCCACTTCTTGAAAATTAAAGATGAAGACAGGAACCTATAATGCATTAAAAAGTAAACTAATCTTCGAGATTTTCCTGCTCCTTTTAATTGACCTATCTTTTTCCTATCGAGgaaatttctttaaaatcttATATGGTCTGCTTGATTGACTTTATTGCTAATTATTGATTTGATTGGAACATTGACCTTCCAAACTTGAGTGGTGCCAAGTTTGTCTACATTCTTGATATTTTATGTAACACTTCTTTCCGGAAAGCAAACGGAAGGAGGTAGACCGAGTTACATGCTGACTTGGTCTAAAGTGGCTGCTAAGAAATTCCAACAAATCTGTAGGATGGATGAATAAAAGTAATTGGAAGTGGAATAAAGAAATGAACCTGCAAAATTTCCACTGTATCCTGGTCATAGAACAATCAAAAATATTTCTCCACCTTCAATGAAGGAATCCTTTCTTCTCCTACTTGCTTGCTGCTTTGGAGTTTGTATTGCAATAGATACAATCACAATCACTCAGAGTATCCAAGACTCTGAAACTATAGTTTCCTCTggcaaaaaatttaaattaggCTTCTTTACCCCTGAAAACAGTAGTGGTCGGTATGTTGGAATAATGTATAATGTACCGAAAACAGCCATTATATGGGTGGCTAATAGAGAAAGACCTCTCAACGATTCCACAGGAACTGTGGCAATCCTGGAAGATGGAAATCTTGCTGTCTTGAATGGAATGAAGGAGATACTATGGTCTACTAATGTTTCAAGTTCTTTGGCCAATTCAAGTGCACAACTCTTGGATACTGGAAACCTGGTCTTGATAGATGAATCAAACGGGAAAAACAAGTGGGAAAGTTTTGAGCATCCTACAGACTCTCTTTTGCAAAGCATGAAATTAGGTGATGGTACATCAGGGCTGAGCCAACTGACCTCATGGAGAAGCCCCTCTGATCCATCTGTTGGAACTTTCTCTGTAGGTCTCAGTGGTAACCAACTTTCTCAACTCTTTGTCTGGAATAATAGTAGACCTTATTGGCGGAGTGGTCCATGGAGCGGTACCATTTTTATTGGGATGCCCGGCATGTCTTCATATGATACTCGAGTTGATGTGTCAAAGGACAGTTCTGGATCTCCGTATTTCAGCTATAACTATGCAAATCCTATGATATACTTTATGTTGAGTTCATCAGGGAATATGCAGTTAAGGGCATTATTAAATGGAGACTGGACAAATTACTGGTCAGGCCCAGAGAACCAGTGTGGTGTTTATGGAAAATGTGGACCTTTTGGGAGCTGTAATCCTCAGGGTTCCCCAATTTGTACTTGTTTGCCAGGGTTTAAGCCAAGAGATACGAAGGAATGGAACCTAGGAAATTGGACTGGTGGTTGCTTAAGAAAACAATTGCTGAAATGTGAGAGAAATCAATCTGTTAGTGGAGAGGACAAGCAAGATGGTTTCCTGAAACTAACATACATGAAGGTTCCAGATTTTGCTGAGCCAAAAGGAATTTCAGAAGAAGAATGCCTTAAAGACTGCTTAAACAATTGCTCATGTGCAGCTTATGCAGTTTATAATGGCATTGGATGTATGCAATGGAATGGCATCTTAATTGATTCAGCACAGCTTCCCTACGATGGGACAAACTTATATATTCGGGTGGCATATTCTGAACTCAGTAAGACAATTTGCTGtactttttcttcttgttcatTAATTACTTTACTCTTTATTGTCTTCTTGGTTTAAATTACATATGATACGGTTTGATACCAGCTATGTTTCTCGATTTAGCACTTGAAActgttaaatttgaaatttcctttCCTACTTCTAAAGTACAAGAATATGGGATACTATGTTtctacaagaaaaaaaaaaatcacagcGATCACAAGAATATTGGATATTCTTAGTAGTTGAAAATTTTGTCAACATGCTTTGATACCATTGACGTACTGATACAGATACCAAAAGGGGTTCTAAAGCTGTCATTGCAAGCACGGTTGCTGCAGCAATTGCACTCATTTCATTCTGTGGATGCCTTTGTTGGAAGTGGATGGCAAAGCAGAAAGGTAATTTGAGAGTGCTTCTAATGTTTTTCAGATAAGTGATCATACATTCACCTACTTTGTCCATAAATAGGGAAAGAGCAACAGGCTAAGGTATCGTCAACGGAAGAAGTGCATAAAGTGGAAGATATGATCACCGTAACTGTGGACCAAGCCAAGTTTGAAGAGCTACCTCTGTTTACTTATGAAGCATTGGCCAAAGCAACAGACAATTTCCAATCAAACAATAAGCTAGGGAAAGGTGGTTTTGGTCCAGTTTACAAGGTAAACTGAGTTTGGCTTGGCATGGTATTTTAAGTTGCTCAGTTTTTTTCTTGGATAGCATTTAATGAAGATTTATTGGCAGGGAAAGCTTTTAGATGGCCAGGAAATTGCAGTAAAGAGGCTTTCAAATTCTTCAACTCAAGGGATTGAGGAGTTTATGAATGAAGTCGTGGTTATTTCGAAACTCCAACACCGGAATCTTGTTAAACTTCTGGGCTGCTGCATTGAAAGAGAAGAAACAATGCTAGTCTATGAATATATGCCAAACAAAAGTCTTGACGCCTATCTATTTGGTAAGAAATTCAAGTTCTCTTTATGTTTCTCATCTAACTTTCTTTCATTCCATCTAATCTGAAAATATAAGGGTGTTTGTGATGTCCAGACTCCAGAGAACtagtaaaacagaaaaatagaGCACATTGTAAGTCCCTGCATAAAAGTAACACAAAAACTGGGGCATATTAATTGACATTATTAATGTTGCAGATGCTAATAAACAAAAACTACTTGATTGGAGAAGACGTGTGATCATTGTTGAGGGGATTGGCAGAGCCCTCCTTTACCTTCATAGAGATTCAAGACTGAAAATTATTCATAGAGATCTGAAAGCAAGCAACATCCTTTTAGACGAAGATCTCAAGCCAAAAATATCAGATTTTGGTTTAGCTAGAATTTTCGGAGGCCATCAAGATCAAGCCAATACTAACAGGGTTGTGGGAACATAGTAAGCTTATATTTGGTTTCTTTTTGTCATTTATACATCATAACTAATTCAAactgttttcttttcctcataaGTTTAACTGATGTGATGACAGTGGCTATATGGCTCCAGAATATGCAATGAAAGGAAGATTTTCTGAAAAGTCTGATGTCTACAGCTTTGGAGTGCTATTATTAGAGATTGTTAGTGGAAGAAGAAATACTAGCTTCTATAATGATGAGAATGAAGTGAGCCTGCTTGGACATGTAAGTGTATTGATTTCTTCAACTGATATAGTATCATGACTCAAGTAAAGTTCCTCATCCTATTCTTTGTTATTGAAACTCCATTCTTGATTGCGATATCTCAGGCCTGGAAATTATGGAATGAAAATGAAGCAACGAAACTGATAGATGCAGCAATATTTGATCCAGGCGCCATAACAGAGATGTTGAGATACATCCATGTAGGATTATTATGTGTGCAGGAATTTGCGAAAGATAGGCCAGATGTCTCTGCTGTTCTTTTAATGCTTACAAGTGAAATTTCACATCTCCCTCGTCCCAAGTTCCCAGCTTATACAGAAAGATTAGGTCCCTCGGAAAAGTCTTGTTGTTCTAGTAACAGTATAACCTTAACAATTGTTGATGGCCGATAGCCCAATCCAGTGCATATTGTTTTTCAAAATCCAATTCTTACCACTCTGTTATTATGCATAGTTATAGACTGCAGGGAGTTTCCTCGAGTGCATCTAGTGGGTGCAAATTTTCCTTGGATCTCATGCGGACATGGTACAACTTTGTGTCCTTTTCTTGTGGTGCGTATTTGCAAGTTTTCACTTTAATGAAAATCCATCTTAAGCTGTTGATTGAATCAAATTGAGCAGATAATCCTATCACATATTTAGACAGACATTTCCCTAATATGGCGAGTTACATGGTTTTACATAGTGCCAAGTGGCCACGCTCTGATATTCATGCCCTTGACTTTTGTCATCTTTGATTCA encodes:
- the LOC113752462 gene encoding G-type lectin S-receptor-like serine/threonine-protein kinase At1g11330 isoform X2, giving the protein MKESFLLLLACCFGVCIAIDTITITQSIQDSETIVSSGKKFKLGFFTPENSSGRYVGIMYNVPKTAIIWVANRERPLNDSTGTVAILEDGNLAVLNGMKEILWSTNVSSSLANSSAQLLDTGNLVLIDESNGKNKWESFEHPTDSLLQSMKLGDGTSGLSQLTSWRSPSDPSVGTFSVGLSGNQLSQLFVWNNSRPYWRSGPWSGTIFIGMPGMSSYDTRVDVSKDSSGSPYFSYNYANPMIYFMLSSSGNMQLRALLNGDWTNYWSGPENQCGVYGKCGPFGSCNPQGSPICTCLPGFKPRDTKEWNLGNWTGGCLRKQLLKCERNQSVSGEDKQDGFLKLTYMKVPDFAEPKGISEEECLKDCLNNCSCAAYAVYNGIGCMQWNGILIDSAQLPYDGTNLYIRVAYSELNTKRGSKAVIASTVAAAIALISFCGCLCWKWMAKQKGKEQQAKVSSTEEVHKVEDMITVTVDQAKFEELPLFTYEALAKATDNFQSNNKLGKGGFGPVYKGKLLDGQEIAVKRLSNSSTQGIEEFMNEVVVISKLQHRNLVKLLGCCIEREETMLVYEYMPNKSLDAYLFDANKQKLLDWRRRVIIVEGIGRALLYLHRDSRLKIIHRDLKASNILLDEDLKPKISDFGLARIFGGHQDQANTNRVVGT
- the LOC113752462 gene encoding G-type lectin S-receptor-like serine/threonine-protein kinase At1g11330 isoform X1, giving the protein MKESFLLLLACCFGVCIAIDTITITQSIQDSETIVSSGKKFKLGFFTPENSSGRYVGIMYNVPKTAIIWVANRERPLNDSTGTVAILEDGNLAVLNGMKEILWSTNVSSSLANSSAQLLDTGNLVLIDESNGKNKWESFEHPTDSLLQSMKLGDGTSGLSQLTSWRSPSDPSVGTFSVGLSGNQLSQLFVWNNSRPYWRSGPWSGTIFIGMPGMSSYDTRVDVSKDSSGSPYFSYNYANPMIYFMLSSSGNMQLRALLNGDWTNYWSGPENQCGVYGKCGPFGSCNPQGSPICTCLPGFKPRDTKEWNLGNWTGGCLRKQLLKCERNQSVSGEDKQDGFLKLTYMKVPDFAEPKGISEEECLKDCLNNCSCAAYAVYNGIGCMQWNGILIDSAQLPYDGTNLYIRVAYSELNTKRGSKAVIASTVAAAIALISFCGCLCWKWMAKQKGKEQQAKVSSTEEVHKVEDMITVTVDQAKFEELPLFTYEALAKATDNFQSNNKLGKGGFGPVYKGKLLDGQEIAVKRLSNSSTQGIEEFMNEVVVISKLQHRNLVKLLGCCIEREETMLVYEYMPNKSLDAYLFDANKQKLLDWRRRVIIVEGIGRALLYLHRDSRLKIIHRDLKASNILLDEDLKPKISDFGLARIFGGHQDQANTNRVVGTYGYMAPEYAMKGRFSEKSDVYSFGVLLLEIVSGRRNTSFYNDENEVSLLGHAWKLWNENEATKLIDAAIFDPGAITEMLRYIHVGLLCVQEFAKDRPDVSAVLLMLTSEISHLPRPKFPAYTERLGPSEKSCCSSNSITLTIVDGR